The following proteins are encoded in a genomic region of Portunus trituberculatus isolate SZX2019 chromosome 13, ASM1759143v1, whole genome shotgun sequence:
- the LOC123503011 gene encoding mucin-5AC-like isoform X4, translated as MAWGGGEGGGGVTRQWWWWWWSSPRLMVVLVLLSLLCLAVTPVSSQTGTRLGPDLSGVGASADARSVSAGTLNAFVRTLQLSEGGLASSASPTTPRSPTRFRFETSRPSSPERNAPSRFFIPQSRERNAPSRFLIPQDRAERVNRPILPFPGASFNRESNIPVGSPGITPRSKSGGSHATHFSSPASPSKPSAGLVSRFNTPEASRPGSSVSSSASSRTRFTTPPSSGGSLASRFNSPVAGPSRFSPPAAPEEPKSSPSLSFRLNTPPSVTPKPSPALTRFNSPVHSNSKPRFNVPVVVTPRPTLPPLRFNPQPATQTSPRPSLADFFTTSEATQPKPSVDNSFSDLTYDEYDLYDYYYYDFLENGTSGDGTGTDLGPLDPPSSGTTAPPFRFASVFNTNKATTTTTTTRRPVIPILPERNSRPDPTPKADAEEENGRYSLSELIAQLKGSQDDEAEAASPVSNTLHNTTSTRDGRVLSDPTTSTTTTTSTTPTTTTPSTTTTTSTTTPTTTTPTTTTTTTTTTTTTTSTTPRTTQATTKRVTTSTEPETNTEVRVTNSTESSVIIASVQTSHSFSIGENSDVTTSAPFMASSTKFRTTTSFTGTTEKIPESEGRPPKHLDTFPGTVNTNDKNPRPFRDEESRPRIETLFDIEINTKNQTVIAVDAKLDSLTDISHVEDLTDFLPPGYKTEEEVLASRKPPTSTTTAAPTSTSKPKVEEVSEATSAITPTERGEPSSTSELPSKSTSIFALFPAVQPTTEPSTDILKGIKEVNVASFLPPGFKLDKTETSTKAPVPSTTESTTVVIPEVKTVDPSLFLPPGYTPEPTTEATTKIIPVVHTVDPSSFLPPGFKASDDKEEPAPVIKTVDISQFLPPGYSVTQEPTTEATTTTTKKLPVMETVDISKFLPPGYKLDATTEAPEIQTVDISKFLPPGYEASTTESPLPSIATVKTLDISQFLPPGYKLSTSEAPSTEKPSTSKPFDISQFLPPGYKFSTTEEPTTKKPVAQIPDISQFLPPGYKLNETAEKEEPEIGSVDISQFLPPGYKIGTDNTPPEPTTAAPTTTTKKSGPKGLVFPRRPKLPAYLTTTLKPVARTPAGPPPVKVTFRNLWDSIKTTTEFTGWKTTEPPVPIRKAPQTPSGGGSSGGSSKPEATTTTTTTTTTTTTTTTTTTTPRPTTPGVCGAKCRLAATLRITNGTEWRPELANRDTLEWQDLANTIEIELDSLYRRSQLAPWYEGVEIDAFNPGSVLVDYILHLTDIADTLDTTDLKEILNQEIVDNGSYFLGNYTLDPKGTDFIVMHERVRVVQEEEDGYPIPQWLIAVIVIGLASLLFILIFGITVLVNRARVKKRHDVTLTAEMLNELNKNQLAGVDNYAMDGLYDMDAIWNEKIQDRRSMKPPSSRGKGYNPNYNINIYDSWRTDWSGPYGSSATYAKRRPDTNF; from the exons CTGACGCCCGATCGGTGAGTGCTGGGACCCTCAATGCCTTCGTGAGGACGCTACAGCTGTCTGAGGGGGGCCTCGCCTCCTCCGCCTCACCCACAACACCCCGGTCCCCCACCAGGTTCAGATTCGAGACTAGCCGCCCAAGCAGTCCTGAAAGAAACGCCCCTTCACGATTCTTCATTCCACAG AGTCGTGAGAGAAATGCACCTTCCCGATTCCTTATTCCTCAG GATCGAGCTGAGCGTGTGAACCGACCAATCCTTCCATTCCCTGGTGCATCATTCAATAGGGAATCGAACATCCCAGTCGGCTCCCCGGGCATCACCCCAAGGAGCAAGTCAGGAGGATCCCATGCCACTCACTTCAGCTCCCCAGCATCTCCTTCCAAGCCCAGTGCAGGTTTGGTATCAAGATTCAATACCCCTGAAGCATCAAGACCTGgttcttctgtctcttcctctgcaAGTTCCCGGACAAGGTTCACAACTCCCCCATCTTCTGGGGGCTCCCTCGCGTCTAGATTCAATTCACCAGTCGCAGGGCCTTCTAGATTCAGTCCACCTGCAGCACCAGAAGAACCCAAGTCAAGTCCATCACTGTCTTTCAGGCTTAACACACCACCAAGTGTAACACCTAAACCCAGCCCGGCATTGACCAGGTTTAACTCTCCTGTCCACTCGAATTCCAAGCCCAGGTTTAATGTTCCCGTGGTGGTAACTCCAAGACCAACACTTCCCCCTCTTCGGTTCAATCCCCAGCCAGCCACACAGACGAGTCCAAGGCCTTCACTGGCAGACTTTTTCACGACTTCTGAGGCGACGCAGCCAAAGCCATCCGTTGACAACTCCTTCTCTGACCTGACGTATGATGAGTATGATTtgtatgactactactactatgacttcCTGGAGAATGGCACATCAGGTGACGGTACTGGCACTGATCTGGGACCGCTAGACCCTCCTAGTTCTGGCACCACAGCACCGCCATTCAGGTTTGCCTCAGTGTTCAATACGAATaaggcaaccaccaccaccaccaccactcgccgCCCTGTTATCCCCATCTTGCCAGAGAGGAACAGCAGACCAGACCCGACTCCTAAAGCTGAtgctgaggaggagaatggcCGCTACTCCCTGTCTGAGCTCATTGCCCAGCTCAAGGGTTCCCAAGATGATGAGGCAGAAGCAGCATCTCCAGTGTCCAACACcctccacaacaccaccagcactcgAGATGGCAGGGTTCTGTCTGATCCCACcactagtaccactactactaccagcactacccccaccaccactacaccctccaccactactaccaccagcaccactacccccactaccactacccccactacaactaccactaccaccaccaccactactaccaccacaagcacTACACCACGGACCACACAAGCCACAACAAAACGGGTCACCACATCAACAGAGCCTGAGACAAACACTGAGGTGCGCGTCACCAACTCAACGGAGAGCTCTGTCATCATCGCCTCCGTCCAGACATCACACAGTTTCAGCATTGGAGAGAACTCAGATGTCACCACCTCTGCTCCCTTCATGGCCTCCTCCACTAAGTTCCGCACCACTACATCATTCACTGGGACCACCGAGAAGATTCCTGAGTCTGAGGGAAGGCCACCTAAGCATCTGGACACTTTCCCTGGCACCGTGAACACAAATGACAAGAACCCAAGGCCATTCAGAGATGAGGAGTCAAGGCCACGCATTGAAACACTCTTTGATATCGAGATTAACACCAAAAACCAGACAGTCATTGCTGTAGATGCCAAGCTAGACAGCCTGACAGATATTTCACATGTGGAGGACTTAACTGACTTCCTTCCACCGGGTTACAAGACTGAGGAAGAGGTACTGGCGTCCAGAAAACCCCCTACCAGCACCACAACTGCTGCACCAACTTCCACTTCTAAACCCAAAGTTGAAGAAGTGAGTGAGGCAACATCTGCTATCACCCCAACTGAGAGAGGGGAGCCTTCTTCCACCAGTGAGCTGCCATCTAAGAGCACCTCAATCTTTGCCCTCTTCCCTGCTGTCCAGCCCACTACTGAGCCCTCAACAGATATACTGAAGGGCATCAAGGAGGTGAATGTGGCATCCTTCCTGCCCCCGGGATTCAAGCTGGACAAGACTGAAACTTCAACAAAAGCACCTGTTCCATCAACCACTGAAAGCACGACAGTTGTGATTCCtgaagtgaagactgtggatccgtctctcttcctccctcctggcTACACTCCTGAGCCCACAACAGAAGCCACAACCAAGATCATTCCTGTCGTCCACACTGTtgatccctcttccttcctgccaccAGGTTTCAAGGCATCCGATGACAAAGAAGAGCCTGCTCCTGTAATAAAGACTGTTGACATCTCCCAGTTCCTCCCACCAGGGTATTCTGTGACTCAGGAGCCAACAACAGaggccactaccaccacaacaaagaaGCTCCCAGTGATGGAGACAGTCGATATCTCAAAGTTCCTCCCTCCTGGTTATAAACTTGATGCCACGACAGAGGCCCCAGAAATACAAACAGTTGATATTTCCAAGTTCTTACCACCTGGCTATGAGGCGTCAACCACTGAGTCGCCATTACCAAGCATAGCCACAGTAAAGACACTCGATATCTCACAATTCCTTCCTCCAGGATACAAACTTTCAACAAGTGAGGCACCATCTACTGAGAAACCTTCCACGTCTAAACCATTCGATATCTCCCAGTTCCTGCCACCAGGGTACAAATTCAGCACCACAGAAGAACCAACAACAAAGAAACCAGTTGCACAAATCCCCGACATATCACAGTTCCTTCCTCCGGGCTACAAACTCAATGAAACAGCTGAGAAGGAGGAACCAGAGATAGGAAGTGTTGATATCTCCCAGTTCTTGCCTCCTGGGTACAAGATTGGTACAGATAACACTCCCCCAGAGCCAACCACTGcagcacccaccaccaccaccaagaagagTGGGCCAAAGGGGCTTGTCTTCCCACGCCGACCCAAACTCCCTGCCTACCTGACCACCACGCTCAAACCTGTGGCTCGGACTCCTGCTGGTCCTCCCCCTGTCAAAGTCACCTTCAGAAATCTATGGGACTC CATCAAGACCACCACTGAGTTCACCGGCTGGAAGACAACAGAGCCGCCAGTCCCCATCCGCAAGGCTCCTCAGACTCCCAGCGGCggtggcagcagcggtggtagtagtaaacccgaggccaccaccacaaccaccaccaccaccacgaccaccaccactaccaccaccaccactactactcccaGACCAACTACACCTG gtgtgtgtggcgccAAGTGTCGCCTGGCAGCCACTCTCAGGATCACCAACGGAACAGAGTGGCGGCCGGAGCTGGCAAACCGAGACACACTGGAGTGGCAGGACCTTGCCAACACCATTGAGATTGAG ctCGACTCCCTGTACCGAAGGAGTCAGCTGGCTCCGTGGTATGAGGGAGTGGAGATCGACGCCTTCAATCCAGGCTCCGTTCTGGTGGACTACATCCTCCACCTGACAGACATTGCCGACACTCTCGACACCACCGACCTTAAGGAAATTCTGAACCAAGAGATTGTGGATAATGGCTCATACTTCTTGGGGAACTACACTCTGGATCCTAAGGGCACTGACTTCATCg TCATGCACGAGAGGGTGcgtgtggtgcaggaggaggaggacggctaCCCCATTCCTCAGTGGCTCATTGCAGTCATTGTCATTGgccttgcttccctcctcttcatcctcatctttgGCATCACTGTG CTGGTGAACCGAGCACGGGTGAAGAAAAGGCACGACGTCACCCTCACGGCCGAGATGCTCAATGAACTGAACAAGAACCAGCTGGCTGGCGTGGACAACTATGCCATGGATGGACTCTATGACATGGATGCCATCTGGAATGAGAAGATTCAGGACAGGCGATCCATgaag CCACCATCCAGCCGCGGCAAAGGCTACAACCCCAACTACAACATCAACATCTACGACTCGTGGCGCACAGACTGGTCCGGCCCATATGGCTCCTCTGCCACTTATGCCAAGCGGCGGCCAGACACCAACTTCTGA